A DNA window from Chryseobacterium scophthalmum contains the following coding sequences:
- a CDS encoding DUF5687 family protein produces the protein MFKRFLKLEWKSFFRGSSVGINLAMKIFRIIGICFFILWLAMMSFIAYFYVQEEMKEDPLKVISRFMIIGWLIDLVFKYMIQQIPTQNIKPFLTLNIPKKVVVNYTLIKTFLTPLSWFNSIFIVTFCGILAFNGYGFLGIFTWFIGVSSLFYLNNFINLLFNDKENIAIGVGVLIAGFAALNYYEIVPVLSYSEKFFYNLYERPYFAVVPVILFFSLWKITFNYIRKSFYLDEGLEAKKEIGKTENIAFLNKYGAIGTFINNDIKMLKRNKVTKGVLIGSFMFIFYGLLMFSNDIYRTPTMMMFMGLFVTGGFQFTFGQRVPAFDSAYYPLMMTLNVPYKEYLKGKWWLMNIVTAISIVIALFYAYFGWNVYFAFFAAGLYNIGVNSQFTLWSGAYNKNLIDLNSKEKRFGQKNTITFKAFILMIPKMLLPMAVYGLMNYFFGISVAVISVGILGLLGFIFREKIFDIIITKYKTEKYSTLEAFKKD, from the coding sequence ATGTTTAAAAGATTTTTGAAGTTGGAATGGAAAAGTTTTTTTAGAGGATCTTCGGTAGGGATCAATCTTGCCATGAAGATTTTCAGAATTATCGGGATTTGCTTCTTCATTTTATGGCTTGCAATGATGTCTTTTATTGCGTACTTCTATGTACAGGAAGAAATGAAGGAAGATCCGTTGAAGGTTATTTCGCGTTTTATGATCATCGGCTGGTTGATCGATCTGGTTTTCAAATATATGATTCAGCAGATTCCGACGCAGAATATCAAGCCTTTTCTTACGCTGAATATTCCTAAAAAAGTCGTTGTTAATTATACTTTAATTAAAACATTTCTTACGCCACTGAGTTGGTTTAATTCTATATTTATTGTAACCTTTTGCGGGATTTTGGCTTTCAATGGTTATGGTTTTCTGGGGATTTTCACTTGGTTTATAGGTGTTTCTTCGTTGTTTTACCTTAATAATTTCATCAATCTTTTATTTAATGATAAAGAAAATATTGCAATCGGCGTAGGAGTTCTGATTGCTGGTTTTGCCGCTTTAAATTATTATGAAATTGTTCCTGTTTTATCTTACTCAGAAAAGTTTTTCTATAATCTTTACGAGAGACCTTATTTTGCGGTAGTTCCAGTAATACTCTTTTTCAGTCTTTGGAAGATCACCTTTAATTACATCCGAAAAAGCTTTTATCTGGATGAAGGTCTTGAAGCTAAAAAAGAAATCGGAAAAACCGAAAACATTGCTTTCCTTAATAAATACGGAGCCATCGGAACTTTTATCAATAACGATATTAAAATGCTGAAACGTAATAAAGTCACAAAAGGCGTTCTTATCGGAAGTTTTATGTTTATTTTTTACGGACTTCTGATGTTTTCTAATGACATCTACAGAACACCAACCATGATGATGTTTATGGGGCTTTTTGTAACGGGAGGTTTCCAGTTTACTTTCGGGCAAAGGGTTCCGGCTTTTGACAGTGCATATTATCCGTTGATGATGACGCTGAACGTTCCTTATAAAGAATACCTTAAAGGAAAATGGTGGCTGATGAATATTGTTACTGCAATTTCGATTGTCATTGCTTTGTTTTACGCCTATTTTGGCTGGAATGTTTACTTCGCATTTTTTGCTGCAGGATTATATAATATTGGTGTGAATTCTCAATTTACACTTTGGTCGGGAGCGTACAATAAAAATTTAATTGATCTTAATTCTAAAGAAAAAAGATTCGGACAAAAAAATACAATCACTTTCAAAGCATTTATTTTAATGATTCCAAAAATGCTTTTACCAATGGCTGTTTACGGATTGATGAATTATTTCTTCGGAATTTCTGTTGCCGTAATTTCTGTCGGAATTTTAGGTCTTTTAGGATTTATCTTCCGTGAAAAAATATTCGATATTATAATTACAAAATATAAAACTGAAAAGTACAGCACTTTGGAAGCGTTCAAAAAAGATTAA
- a CDS encoding ABC transporter ATP-binding protein — protein sequence MITIQNLKKTYGTATVLNIENLEITKGETFGLVGNNGAGKTTLFSLMLDLIQPTTGFVSVDGIKVNESEAWKNKVSAFIDETFLIGYLTPEEYFYFIGELRGQNKASVDEFLKQFHDLFNGEIVNAGKYVRDLSKGNQKKVGIVGALIGKPEIIILDEPFANLDPSTQIKLKNMIRDFANENGVTFLISSHDLAHTTEVCNRIVVVNKGEVVRDIQTTPETLQDLEKYFADQVKPVSNVVSVE from the coding sequence ATGATTACAATACAAAATTTAAAGAAAACTTACGGTACAGCAACCGTTCTTAATATAGAAAATCTTGAAATTACTAAAGGCGAAACCTTCGGTTTGGTAGGAAACAACGGAGCCGGGAAAACAACGCTTTTCAGCTTAATGCTTGATTTGATTCAGCCTACAACAGGATTTGTAAGCGTTGATGGCATTAAAGTAAACGAATCTGAAGCCTGGAAAAACAAAGTCTCTGCCTTTATCGATGAAACCTTTTTGATTGGATACCTTACTCCTGAAGAATATTTCTATTTCATCGGCGAATTGAGAGGGCAGAATAAAGCTTCTGTAGATGAGTTTTTAAAGCAGTTTCATGATTTATTCAACGGCGAGATTGTAAATGCAGGAAAATATGTTCGTGATCTTTCAAAAGGAAATCAGAAAAAAGTAGGAATTGTCGGTGCGTTAATCGGAAAGCCTGAGATCATTATTTTGGATGAGCCTTTTGCTAATCTTGATCCTTCTACACAGATCAAACTTAAAAATATGATCCGTGATTTTGCAAATGAAAACGGAGTAACATTTTTAATTTCGAGTCACGATCTTGCGCATACCACAGAAGTTTGTAATAGAATTGTGGTGGTAAATAAAGGCGAAGTTGTACGTGATATTCAGACAACTCCTGAAACATTACAAGATCTTGAAAAATATTTTGCAGATCAGGTGAAGCCTGTTTCTAATGTGGTGAGTGTTGAGTAA
- a CDS encoding DUF3667 domain-containing protein has translation MTTTCKNCGHIFEGRYCNHCGQSANTHRIDAKFLWEDIEHGLLHYDKGILYTAKQLFLKPGYIIKDYIKGKRVHHFKPISLSIVMATLYALVYHLTNVNLVVKDNGTSGAVFEEILEHYYWFVFITIPIFALSTAVFFKKVGYNFWEYFIFEALKVSQRLIVHILFLPIILLFNDPVATNFIVKLLLFIDLALIFWTNLQFFNHLPKFKVFYLTIFSYLLYLSITTVLLALFILAFFRE, from the coding sequence ATGACCACAACCTGTAAAAATTGCGGACATATTTTTGAAGGAAGATACTGCAATCATTGCGGTCAGTCTGCAAATACGCATCGAATTGATGCTAAATTTCTTTGGGAAGATATCGAGCACGGTCTTCTGCATTATGATAAGGGAATTCTCTACACCGCAAAACAGCTTTTCCTGAAACCTGGATATATCATCAAAGATTATATCAAAGGAAAAAGAGTTCACCACTTCAAACCGATTTCTCTGTCGATTGTTATGGCAACGCTTTACGCATTGGTGTATCACTTGACAAATGTGAATCTTGTCGTTAAAGATAACGGAACTTCAGGAGCTGTTTTTGAAGAAATTTTAGAACATTATTATTGGTTTGTCTTTATTACCATTCCTATTTTTGCTTTAAGCACAGCGGTGTTTTTTAAGAAAGTAGGATATAACTTTTGGGAATATTTTATTTTTGAAGCACTAAAGGTTTCGCAGCGATTGATTGTGCATATCTTGTTCTTACCCATTATTTTACTTTTTAATGATCCGGTTGCAACAAATTTTATTGTTAAATTATTATTGTTCATTGATCTTGCTTTAATTTTCTGGACCAATTTGCAGTTCTTTAATCATCTTCCTAAATTCAAAGTATTTTACCTTACCATATTCAGTTACTTGTTATATTTGTCAATAACGACGGTGCTTTTAGCCCTGTTTATTCTTGCTTTTTTTAGAGAGTAA
- a CDS encoding RNA polymerase sigma factor, with product MKLLFKNKKEDLLSRLKKQDPAAQKIFYDQSVKKFLSVAKSYVSDLYQAEDCVIKAFCKIFKHIESFRGEGNFEGWARKIVVNECLNFIKSRKTVFYLDDVHASVLEDLHEEAIDFDFNAQELLDQLPDAYRMVFNLYVIEEYSHQEIADTLNISLAVSKTQLFRAKEKLRKIYFQQQKKLKNEHV from the coding sequence ATGAAGCTTTTGTTTAAAAATAAAAAAGAAGATTTGCTGAGCCGGCTGAAGAAGCAGGATCCTGCTGCGCAGAAAATCTTTTATGACCAAAGTGTAAAAAAATTCCTGAGTGTGGCAAAAAGCTACGTCAGCGATTTGTATCAGGCGGAAGATTGCGTGATCAAAGCATTTTGTAAAATTTTTAAACATATCGAAAGCTTTCGCGGTGAAGGAAATTTTGAAGGATGGGCAAGAAAAATTGTAGTCAACGAATGTCTCAATTTTATCAAAAGCCGTAAGACAGTTTTCTATCTGGATGATGTTCACGCCTCTGTTTTGGAAGATTTACACGAAGAGGCAATAGATTTTGATTTTAATGCTCAGGAACTTTTAGATCAGCTTCCGGATGCGTACAGAATGGTTTTCAACCTTTATGTGATTGAAGAATATTCGCATCAGGAAATTGCAGATACGCTAAATATTTCTTTGGCAGTAAGCAAAACCCAACTCTTCAGAGCAAAAGAAAAATTGAGAAAGATCTACTTTCAACAACAAAAAAAACTGAAAAATGAACACGTTTAA
- a CDS encoding outer membrane beta-barrel protein codes for MIKKFIITGMLCLVATSINAQRKSLSLNLQSKEDTTVSPIVKEKVEEYAAKINTIIQEEKKQMESELLILQAKNLDKAEFDKQKAQVADSYSQKIDARIESLGFDLDQVIQKQVRYSLLNSDVTSNEELKEKLLKKFRPTKNLDGYFSYGIMTLTNDKADNDLDKNLGYANNLEFGLKFNYQFSRTSPWGLISGLGFSWRTVRTDNNMIFAKQNGDVFLTKYEGSLDKAKLRTGYIMVPLGFQYNFSKLKSAGMDVQYRPYSDGFRVGANVYGGIKMASNNIVKGDSQGFRDKSNYQVNPFVYGAQFTLSYDNLSLFVKKDFSNYFKDSYFPNDKALVFGVALGW; via the coding sequence ATGATTAAGAAATTTATCATCACAGGAATGTTGTGCCTTGTTGCGACCTCAATAAATGCACAAAGAAAATCGTTAAGTTTAAATCTTCAGTCAAAAGAAGATACTACGGTAAGCCCGATTGTAAAAGAGAAAGTAGAAGAGTACGCTGCGAAAATCAATACCATTATTCAGGAAGAAAAGAAACAGATGGAAAGTGAATTGTTGATTCTGCAGGCTAAAAATTTAGATAAAGCAGAATTCGACAAGCAAAAAGCTCAGGTTGCAGACAGCTATTCTCAAAAAATTGATGCAAGAATTGAAAGCTTAGGATTTGATTTAGATCAGGTAATTCAGAAGCAGGTAAGATATTCTCTTTTGAATTCTGATGTAACTTCAAACGAAGAATTAAAAGAAAAATTATTGAAGAAGTTCCGTCCTACAAAAAATCTTGATGGATATTTCTCTTACGGAATCATGACGTTGACGAATGATAAAGCAGATAATGATTTAGATAAAAATTTGGGTTACGCCAATAATCTTGAATTTGGTTTGAAATTCAATTATCAATTCAGCAGAACCAGTCCGTGGGGATTGATTTCAGGTTTAGGTTTTTCCTGGAGAACCGTTCGTACAGATAACAATATGATTTTTGCAAAACAAAACGGAGATGTTTTTCTTACAAAATATGAAGGAAGTCTTGATAAAGCTAAATTAAGAACTGGCTACATTATGGTTCCGCTGGGTTTTCAATATAATTTTTCCAAGCTGAAAAGTGCAGGAATGGATGTTCAGTACAGACCTTATTCAGACGGTTTCAGAGTGGGAGCGAATGTTTATGGCGGAATTAAAATGGCATCGAATAATATTGTGAAAGGAGATAGTCAGGGTTTCAGAGATAAATCAAATTATCAGGTAAATCCTTTTGTTTACGGAGCGCAGTTTACGCTTTCTTATGATAATCTTTCTCTTTTCGTGAAAAAAGATTTCAGCAATTACTTTAAAGACTCTTATTTTCCAAACGACAAAGCTTTGGTTTTCGGAGTTGCTTTGGGATGGTAA
- a CDS encoding S41 family peptidase: MKKALGLICLLCFVLNVNAQKLKTSQDSTKVFYDKIFKSLEVAYLYKKDYDWKKLKTETFKNLETAKDFKSSLKEVKVLFEKIGADHSKVTYQGKNYGPSVEISWENFNKQWMTKFATKPQFEAKVLDEKYGYILMPSISFNDFSSENVHKIAQPLYDKIAELKTNNKLEGWIVDLRFNTGGNSTPMLLALYDLLGDNVVWGTLGIDKKLINSTKLNKGVYDQGEKKSAYIKPKGELIDKSKVAVLIGGLTASSGEVTALAFKGRSNTIFIGEKTLGKTTSNMVVTLPFDAIMPMSTGYDCDRNGNYYKQIPPDIIISKEDNFDDLMQDKNIQEAIQFFTKK; this comes from the coding sequence ATGAAAAAAGCTTTAGGATTAATTTGCTTGTTGTGTTTTGTGCTGAATGTAAATGCACAAAAGTTGAAAACTTCGCAGGACAGTACAAAAGTATTTTATGATAAAATTTTTAAATCTTTAGAAGTTGCGTATCTATATAAGAAAGATTACGATTGGAAAAAATTAAAGACTGAGACCTTTAAAAACCTTGAAACGGCAAAAGATTTTAAAAGTTCTTTAAAAGAAGTGAAGGTTTTATTTGAGAAAATTGGGGCAGATCATTCTAAAGTAACTTATCAGGGGAAAAATTACGGTCCTTCAGTAGAAATTTCGTGGGAAAATTTTAACAAGCAATGGATGACAAAGTTTGCTACTAAACCACAATTCGAAGCAAAAGTTTTAGATGAAAAGTATGGTTATATTTTGATGCCAAGTATTTCATTTAATGATTTTAGTTCTGAAAATGTTCATAAAATTGCTCAGCCTTTATATGACAAAATAGCAGAATTGAAAACGAATAATAAATTGGAAGGTTGGATTGTAGATCTTCGTTTTAATACAGGTGGAAATTCTACACCAATGTTGTTAGCTTTATATGATTTGTTGGGAGATAATGTGGTTTGGGGAACTCTTGGTATAGATAAAAAGTTGATTAACTCGACTAAATTGAATAAAGGAGTTTACGATCAGGGAGAAAAGAAATCGGCTTATATAAAACCCAAAGGTGAGTTGATCGATAAATCTAAAGTTGCTGTACTTATTGGTGGATTAACGGCAAGCTCAGGTGAAGTGACCGCTTTAGCTTTTAAAGGAAGATCAAACACAATTTTTATAGGAGAAAAAACCTTAGGAAAAACTACTTCCAATATGGTTGTAACACTACCTTTTGATGCAATAATGCCAATGAGTACAGGGTATGATTGTGATAGAAATGGAAATTATTACAAGCAAATACCTCCGGATATTATCATTTCGAAAGAAGATAATTTTGATGATTTAATGCAAGACAAAAACATTCAGGAAGCCATACAATTTTTCACTAAAAAATAA
- the fumC gene encoding class II fumarate hydratase, protein MNYRIEKDTMGEVQVPADKFWGAQTERSRNNFKIGPEGSMPHEIIEAFAYLKKAAAFTNTDLGVLPASKRDMIAKVCDEILDGKLNDQFPLVIWQTGSGTQSNMNVNEVVSNRAHVNNGGTLGDKSEVHPNDDVNKSQSSNDTYPTAMHIAAYKKVVEVTLPAVEKLKNTLNEKAVSFKDIVKIGRTHLMDATPLTLGQEFSGYVAQLNYGIKALKNTLPHLSELALGGTAVGTGLNTPKGYDVKVAEYIAKFTNLPFVTAENKFEALAAHDAIVETHGALKQLAVSLYKIAQDIRLLASGPRSGIGEIHIPENEPGSSIMPGKVNPTQNEALTMVCAQVLGNDTTISFAGTQGNYELNVFKPVMAYNFLQSAQLIADACISFNDHCAVGIEPNHERIKELVDKSLMLVTALNTHIGYENAAKIAKTAYKNGTTLKEEAINLGFVTSEQFDEWVKPEDMVGSLK, encoded by the coding sequence ATGAATTACAGAATAGAAAAAGACACCATGGGTGAAGTGCAGGTTCCTGCAGATAAGTTTTGGGGCGCACAAACAGAACGTTCTAGAAACAATTTCAAAATCGGACCGGAAGGTTCTATGCCTCACGAAATTATCGAAGCTTTTGCTTATTTAAAAAAAGCGGCAGCATTTACCAACACGGATTTGGGAGTTCTTCCGGCTTCAAAAAGAGATATGATCGCAAAAGTTTGCGATGAAATCTTAGACGGTAAACTGAATGACCAATTTCCTTTGGTGATTTGGCAAACCGGATCTGGAACACAATCGAATATGAATGTGAATGAAGTGGTTTCAAACAGAGCACATGTAAATAATGGCGGAACTTTAGGCGACAAATCAGAAGTTCACCCGAATGATGATGTAAATAAATCTCAGTCTTCCAACGATACTTATCCAACTGCGATGCATATTGCAGCTTACAAAAAAGTGGTTGAAGTAACCCTTCCTGCAGTTGAGAAACTAAAAAATACGTTGAACGAAAAAGCAGTGTCTTTTAAAGACATTGTAAAAATCGGAAGAACGCATTTGATGGATGCAACTCCGTTGACTTTAGGACAAGAATTCTCAGGATATGTTGCCCAATTAAATTACGGCATTAAAGCGTTGAAAAACACACTACCTCATCTTTCTGAGCTTGCTTTAGGAGGAACTGCGGTAGGAACAGGATTGAACACTCCAAAAGGTTATGATGTAAAAGTAGCGGAATATATTGCAAAATTCACCAACCTTCCTTTCGTAACTGCTGAAAATAAGTTTGAAGCTTTGGCTGCTCATGATGCTATTGTAGAAACTCACGGAGCTTTAAAACAATTGGCAGTTTCTTTATATAAAATTGCTCAGGATATAAGATTATTAGCTTCTGGACCTCGTTCAGGAATTGGTGAAATTCATATTCCTGAAAACGAACCGGGTTCTTCTATTATGCCGGGAAAAGTAAATCCTACTCAAAACGAAGCGTTAACAATGGTTTGTGCACAGGTTTTAGGAAATGATACCACAATTTCTTTTGCAGGAACTCAGGGAAATTATGAACTGAATGTTTTCAAACCGGTAATGGCTTACAATTTCTTACAGTCAGCCCAATTGATTGCCGATGCATGTATTTCATTCAATGACCATTGTGCAGTGGGAATCGAGCCGAATCATGAAAGAATTAAAGAACTGGTTGACAAATCTTTGATGTTGGTAACCGCATTAAACACGCATATTGGTTATGAAAACGCCGCAAAGATTGCTAAAACAGCTTACAAAAACGGAACAACTTTAAAAGAAGAAGCTATCAATCTTGGTTTTGTAACTTCTGAACAATTTGACGAATGGGTAAAACCAGAAGACATGGTGGGAAGCTTGAAATAA
- a CDS encoding fumarate hydratase, translating to MDFKYQDPYPILKDDTEYKKLTSDYVKVEKHGEREILTVDPKGLELLAEEAMADVSFMLRSSHLESLRRIIDDPEATDNDRFVAYNLLQNAAVAVEGALPSCQDTGTAIVMGKKGENVYTGVEDGEYLSKGIYNTYQKRNLRYSQVVPLTMFDEKNSGSNLPAQIDIYAKKGNYYEFLFLTKGGGSANKTFLYQKTKSLLNEKSLEAFVKERISDLGTAACPPYHLALVIGGTSAEANLAAVKKASAKYYDNLPTEGNEAGQAFRDLEWEAKVQKICQESAIGAQFGGKYLTHDVRVIRLPRHAASCPVGMGVSCSADRNIKGKITKDGIFLEQLEQDPKRFLPATPPHLEEAVEINLNKPMPEILAELSKYPIKTRLKLNGTLIVARDIAHAKIKELLDAGKPMPEYFKNHPIYYAGPAKTPEGMASGSFGPTTAGRMDVYVDEFQSHGGSMVMLAKGNRTADVTNACHKYGGFYIGSIGGPAAILAKDNILSVEVVDFPELGMEAVRKIEVKDFPAFIITDDKGNDFFANLAH from the coding sequence ATGGATTTTAAATATCAAGATCCGTATCCAATTTTAAAAGATGATACGGAATACAAAAAATTGACTTCAGACTACGTGAAGGTTGAAAAGCATGGGGAAAGAGAAATTTTAACAGTAGATCCGAAAGGATTGGAATTGCTGGCTGAAGAAGCAATGGCAGACGTTTCTTTCATGCTTCGTTCTTCGCATTTAGAAAGTTTGAGAAGAATTATCGATGATCCTGAAGCTACGGATAACGACAGATTTGTTGCTTATAATTTATTGCAAAATGCTGCAGTTGCAGTGGAAGGTGCTTTGCCTTCGTGTCAGGATACCGGAACGGCGATTGTGATGGGTAAAAAAGGCGAAAATGTTTATACCGGTGTAGAAGACGGTGAATATTTAAGCAAAGGAATTTACAATACCTACCAAAAAAGAAACTTAAGATATTCTCAGGTGGTTCCTTTAACGATGTTTGATGAGAAAAATTCTGGTTCAAATCTTCCGGCACAAATCGATATTTATGCTAAAAAAGGAAATTATTACGAATTTTTATTCCTGACGAAAGGAGGAGGTTCTGCTAACAAAACTTTCCTTTATCAAAAGACAAAATCTTTATTGAACGAAAAATCTTTGGAAGCTTTTGTAAAAGAAAGAATTTCAGATCTGGGAACTGCGGCTTGTCCGCCTTATCACTTAGCTTTGGTGATCGGAGGAACTTCTGCAGAAGCCAATTTGGCTGCTGTGAAAAAAGCATCAGCAAAATATTATGACAATCTTCCAACTGAAGGAAATGAAGCAGGTCAGGCTTTCAGAGATTTGGAATGGGAAGCAAAAGTTCAGAAGATCTGCCAGGAAAGTGCCATTGGAGCACAGTTTGGTGGAAAATATTTAACGCATGACGTGCGTGTGATCAGACTTCCTCGCCACGCGGCTTCGTGCCCGGTTGGAATGGGAGTTTCTTGTTCGGCAGACAGAAATATTAAAGGGAAAATTACCAAAGACGGCATCTTCTTAGAGCAATTGGAGCAAGATCCGAAAAGATTTTTACCGGCAACTCCGCCACATTTGGAAGAAGCGGTTGAAATTAATTTGAATAAGCCAATGCCTGAAATTTTGGCTGAATTGTCTAAATATCCAATCAAAACAAGACTGAAATTAAACGGAACTTTGATTGTTGCGAGAGATATTGCTCACGCAAAAATCAAAGAATTATTGGATGCCGGAAAACCAATGCCTGAATATTTCAAAAATCATCCGATTTATTATGCAGGACCGGCAAAAACTCCGGAAGGAATGGCTTCAGGAAGTTTCGGACCTACAACTGCGGGAAGAATGGATGTTTATGTAGACGAGTTCCAAAGTCATGGTGGAAGCATGGTGATGTTGGCAAAAGGAAACAGAACGGCAGATGTTACCAATGCTTGTCATAAATACGGAGGTTTCTACATCGGTTCGATCGGAGGTCCTGCTGCAATTTTGGCAAAAGACAATATTTTGTCGGTTGAGGTAGTAGATTTCCCTGAATTAGGAATGGAAGCGGTAAGAAAAATTGAAGTAAAAGATTTCCCTGCATTCATTATTACCGATGATAAAGGAAATGATTTTTTTGCAAATCTTGCCCATTAA
- a CDS encoding helix-turn-helix domain-containing protein produces MKQTKRGLLFKSEDIKVIFNEDATNENYLQSHFVEGESSFNLLFLLSPNINLQASDCGTQFKFKKNQYILHYSSSENRAELWTENQEVLKYIQIQVNYKYIFDLIDPHSTIESAEILENMKNNNFIFLHKQTPPNMTVEMHMILKEILGYSKKGIMQKLFIEAKIIKLLILIFEQFNEKDIEEDLSKTPETIKKFLDENYHKNLKIEEISKLIGINQNKLRKEFKEQYQTTIVNYISELRMLKAKKMIVNNRIMIKEIAIECGYEYVQNFTRAFKKKFGVSPEKLRLG; encoded by the coding sequence ATGAAACAGACGAAAAGAGGCTTACTATTTAAATCTGAGGACATTAAAGTGATTTTTAATGAAGATGCAACGAATGAAAATTACTTACAATCTCATTTTGTTGAAGGAGAATCTAGTTTTAATTTGTTGTTTTTGCTGAGTCCGAACATCAATTTGCAGGCTTCAGATTGTGGCACTCAATTTAAATTCAAAAAGAATCAGTACATCCTTCATTATTCTTCTTCGGAAAACAGAGCTGAATTATGGACAGAAAATCAGGAAGTTTTAAAATACATTCAGATACAGGTCAATTATAAATACATTTTTGATTTAATTGATCCTCATTCTACTATTGAAAGTGCAGAAATTCTGGAAAACATGAAGAATAATAATTTTATTTTTCTTCATAAACAGACTCCACCAAATATGACGGTGGAAATGCATATGATCTTAAAGGAGATTTTGGGATATTCTAAAAAAGGAATAATGCAGAAACTCTTTATTGAAGCTAAAATTATCAAACTTTTAATTCTGATATTCGAACAGTTTAATGAAAAAGATATCGAAGAAGATCTATCTAAAACTCCTGAAACGATCAAGAAATTTTTAGATGAAAACTATCATAAAAATCTAAAAATTGAAGAGATTTCTAAATTAATAGGTATCAATCAGAATAAGTTGAGAAAAGAATTTAAAGAACAATATCAAACGACTATTGTAAATTACATTTCAGAACTCAGAATGCTGAAAGCAAAAAAAATGATCGTCAACAATAGAATTATGATTAAAGAAATTGCAATAGAATGCGGTTATGAATATGTTCAGAATTTCACCCGAGCCTTCAAGAAAAAATTCGGAGTATCACCGGAAAAACTGAGATTGGGATAA